CCGTGCTTTGACTAGTCTGACCCGTGATAACAATTTTGGACCAAACATTAACTAATCATAAACCTAATCTCTTGTACTCtgacgagtctgactcgtgataACAATTTTAGACCAAATATGAACTAATCATAAATCTAACTTCTTGTACTCTGACGAGCCTAACTCGTGATAACAATTTTGGACCAAACATGAACATCACGAGTCTAACTCGTGGAATGGAAGTGTTACGTTACGAGATTAATACCATAATGGAAGAACACAATTTATTTCCATTCGCTGGTTTATTATCATAAGGGATAACAACAAAAATGTAAATCACTCGTCACACACGTGCAATTCTCTGCCTCTCTATCACTCGACGACGCGGTCATACCACTCTCCTAACCTTATAATCTAACCTTACCTAACCTTATCATCGCTCATTCTTCCATACAAATATTCGTATCTTTGTTCATGATACATTcaacatatatataaattattacaacttttctttattaaattttgtcaGTTACTTGTAATCTTAATATCATAACTTCTGCTAAAAGTAGCATCTACTCTATACTCCAACTTCGAcataatatttttcgcacaagtttaagatatttttcgaaaatttttatgggttTTGATACGTCAACTATTCTATTacgaaattctatttaaaaaaaaaaaaaacacctttgcaattaaaaaattggaattttttccaaCTTTCGTGCGGTAACCCGAGTGGCAAGTCAGAGGCGACATTCTTTGTGCTAGATTTCGTAATCTTCAATTGGTAAGAGCTCAGTATCGGTTCGTGAATAGGTTCCTTAGCTCTTTGTGTTCTTTCTCGGGAAGTGTGAAACGTTACGTCTTAAAATGGAGATAAGCACCCGACTGAAAAAGTCATGAAGCGCAAGAGGTTAAACGTTCAACAGCGTTCATCGATCCTTCGAGCATGCGATCCGTCagggtcgagtaatttttggcaACAGCCGGTGTCAACAATCCCTCTAACCACCGTTTTCTGTACCCTCGAAACTGAATGGCGCCTCTCCTCCCAAGGGTCTCCGCTCCTCCAACCGAGCGCCATTAAAAATTGATAAGCCTCGGAGTAAGCACGAAACGCAGTATCAATTTCGCGTCAACGATTCCTCGATCCTGTATCGTCGTCGAACGAACCGACAAAAGATGAACAGGGGAGGACACGGTCCGAGAGGCGCGCACACTTCGTAAATCTTTCAGAAGATGGCGACACGCGCGATAAGGAGGTCGCTGGGTACTCGAGCGTAACGCGCTGACTTCGTTAGAAATTGATACTACCCTAACCGATCGAAATACTGCGGAACGCGGTCGTATATTCTCGAACGACTTTGTCGGACCGATTCTATGTAAATTACACCGATGCACGAACGAGAGCTCTTCAACCGTGAGATGAGCAATCGATGCGCCTACGTATGTAGATACGTACGTATACTCCGCATTTTCGTAGGGTCCAAACTTTTTCCACGGCTGCGTGTTGCCATGGGTTACCTTCGGTTCATTTGTTTTTAGTCGTTGGACCATGTCGTGGTACCAGGGACACTCCCCGTTACTCGTGTCTTCGCCGTGTATTATTGAAATCCGCGTTACGAATGCGCCAGACAAACCCGATTGGTTAAACCGGAGGGGTTGCCTCGTGTCCTGTTTCTCTTCCCACTCTCTCGTCTTCCCTCGGCCCTTCGTTAAAATTCTCTCTCGTTTCCGCCGGATACGAAAGCAGAAAGACGTAGAGGGTGATTCATCGTTGCGCGTCTATACTTCAGAGGGCGAATCTACAAAgtaaaatagataaaaaatttCGTATTGATGTGAATATACCCTGTGTGGCTCAGttttagaattacgaaaattaagGGAAGTGTTCGATGTGTTCGTGTCTCGACGTATGTTAAGGTAAATGTCCCCGTTACCGACCAGCTCGTTTGTTTCGCGATTTCGCAATCGTACAGTATAACTATTAGGTCTACGTGGCTTACGTATCGAGTTACAAAGAATTGAAGAATATGTTCGTGTCTCGACACACGTTAAGGTAAATACCCCCATTACCGAccacttcgttcgtttcgtgatTTCGGAATCGTACGGTACAAAGATTAGTATCGAAAAGTTGAAACATTACAATCGAAATTATTAGTGTTTATTATTCTAAGCAGCATTTGCTGAATAAAGGTTGTATTTACAAGTAATACCGATACGCGAAGATAGACGTTTTCATCGATGTAAGAGTAAGAATACACtaataaattttacttaaaaatgtatattaagcTGTAACGTATTATACATAAATCAAAGAGAAAGATGCACGTAACGaacaaatagaataaaaaaaatacagtaaCAGGGACGAAAGATTTCAAACACGATAGATTTCAAATGACTCCACGGATAAAAGTGTAATGCAATCTATCCACCGGTTTGCCGAGATgttgtttaaaaatgttctcACAGTACAAAGTAAACGCACAATCGTGCGTAAACCACAAGTTTTGCTCGCTATTCAAGGACATATCTTGTAATAATTCCCGAAGGTCGTTCGTAAACATTAGATAAAAACAAGATGTGCTATGGAGAGCTGGTAAGTTGACGCGCGGGACGTCAAAGGGGCAAGAAGGGTTCTGGTGCTCCAGTTTCCGATAAAAACACAAACACGGCACCATAGTAGCGTAAGAAAACGTAAATGTTTCGGTTTCTGAATATTGGCAATTACATTGAGTCTGTCCAGATAGAAATGAATCTTACCTCGTTCCCTAAACTCGCCAACTTACGACCTCCCTACGGTACTAACGGTAACACGAGGCACGAACGCATCGAACATTTTCTTGGATTCCTCGTAACGCGAAAAACTACGGACATTCGTTCGTAAGATGTTTCCTTTACTTATTTTAACGTAAAGATTCACCTCCCTGAAGCATGGACGTGTATTTACGAATCACCCCGTAGATTCCGTCCCGTTGAATACTTTCTTCTTCACCTCGGTACGGAGTCCAACCGTTTAATCCCTCGTGAGCGTAAAGATCGCACGCCAAGAACGGTTGAGattcttcgaagctttcgaaGCGTTTGCATCGCAACGGCGATAACTGTTTTCTCGCTAATTTTACAGCATTTTAACGTCGATGGCGAATTTAGCCACTACTCCGCCCTTCTGCGGCCCCCTCGCGCCGTAATACAGGGTAGACCCAAGTGGCTGTACAGACCTATCAACTTTAGGCACGTACTTCAAGTTACGTAATTACTTTCAGCGCCCCTGTTGCAGGCCCTATAAACCTTCCTTCCATCTTCTCTCTTTTGCTCGTACGACCGTAGACCCTTCGCTAAGGCAACGTATTTTCTCCTCTCTTCTTGCTGGTACACATTGGCCGACTCGAGCAAAAGACTCGTGATAGAACCATTACACATCAAAAGAACTACCACGCGCCGTTCCAGTTCAAAGGTATTTAGCAATGGTTCCCAGCGTGCTCGAGTATACGTTTGGAAACGCGGCGGCAATTTCCGTTACGGTAGACGCGGTACAAGTCTCGAACGAGATATCAAACGTGATCGTTCTCGTTCCGATCCTCTCTGTGGCAAAGtacgggtcttttcggacccagagagactCTTGTTCCGTACAATTATAACGGCGGTAcaactttccttagaaattaagaaaggtacgataaagtataatatttctttttcctccATTGAACTTCACAAGTGTAACACCTGTATCATTGCTGGTATACACGGCGTGGAACATGTTATACTTTACAATTTGTCCAGTGTGGacattcggtaaattgtactgtcAGTAGTTATAACACGTAGATATATTTTACAACAGAAACAATCAGAGAGAACGTTATGTCATTGTAGTAGCAGGTCCTTGAGACACTTTCTTTGCAATCGTCCGAAAGTACGTTAAATTACATTTCTGTTTATCGATACGTTTTCGCTGAGACGTTTATTCTTACGAATAAATCTCCCCTTTTCCTTAAACAGGACCTTACAATTTCGACCGAGCCGATTAATACAGTttttaaattcttgaaaaagaaaCGCTCGTGCCTTGAACCTAGTAATTTAAAacttattaaaatgaaaaattcgttgAACTACACTTATGCTTATCGCTACGTCTTCGCCGAGACATTCTCGCGTACTCTACTACGCGTTATAATCTACGTGATAGAATTTTTATAAGCATGCATCTAGGTACTGCTAATCTCGACCAGAGTAAGATCGATACTATCGGTGCTatcaaattaattttaccaAGACGCAGATAATGATTCCATGAATGAAACTAAATATAGAGTACGGATAAAAAGTACTCTTGAAATAAATCGCGCCTTGGCTTCGTCTTGCATATTTTACGAGTCCGAGATAAACGTTTAAGAATGAATCGATGGGTACAATAAACGcacctttctctttcttttctctccgaTATGTAATTTTTCTACCGAAACGATTTTGCAAGAATTAAACGCGATTTAACTCGCAGTGGTCCTATCGACAAAATAGCGATTCATTGTTGAAGAAGTCGTAGTCGCAACTGCTACCACCAGCTTCCAGCATTAAACTCGAGCCTATTCAAAGGGCAAAATAAGGGAGTGACAAATTGGAGCTCTTCTGTGCCTTTTGTTACGGCCAACCCCAGTCATATTCGGTATTCAGAAACCTCTCGGGTCTGGTCAGAATTAGAGAATTTCCAAGCCCATTGTCATTCGACTAATCcgtaaatttgaaaaagaaagagtATCCATTGTTAGATATTTGGAACGCGTTGAATACCACGCGCTCGTACCTTATAGATTTGTTACGATATTAAGTGGCAGCTTGTTGCTCCTAGACCAACATGTGGCGAAAGGTGAGAGGACAACGAGGTTGTGCGGTTCCTAGGGGACGAAGAGGGCACACGGCGTTGGTCCATCGTGGTCAGATGCTCATCTACGGTGGCTACCAGGATCTGCGCGGTAGTTCCCCCGAATTGTGGGCGTTTCACTTCGGTAAAACGATAAGAtacttactaggttgttcaatgagttttgtcgttttttctattgtgaaaaaataccatGACACTTGATGCACATTGACGCGTGCACGTGCGTATGTATAAGGTTTACCTTTCCGTCTCTGCGTACCGTTTAGAAACGGAATCCTGGCACCTTCTTTCGTCCAGCGAATGCGGGCCAGCAGCGAGACACAAACATTCCGCGGTTCTACACGGCGACGCCATGTACATTTACGGGGGCATGACTGACCTGCAAGAAAGAAGCGACTGTTGGCGATGGGACGTCAACGCGGCCTCTTGGTGTCTATTGAAAAACAAACCTGGACCGGGACCGCTTCACGGTCACGCAGCCTGCAGACTGCCTAGTTGTATGCTGATCTTCGGCGGGGAAAGCGGTGGCTTGGCCACAAACGAGCTTTGGAGGTTTCATTTCGGTAATAAATTCGACGATCGAGCCGAGATGCCATCGTGTTTACTAGAAATGTGCAAGACCTCGAAGATATCGAAATCTCGATGTTTGAGACGCGATGAGAAAACTCGAAAGTATCTCGTCACTGGAGAATgtcaagaatttcgaaaattttcgagttctTGGAACCATTGGAGGATCTCGAATATATCGGAATTCTTGAAAATGTAAACATTCTCAAAAATGTCGAGAATTTGAACGAataatagatatatatatatatgtatacgggTATACAGTATATAATTATGTCGTAGACTTTAAACATTTTCGAGACCTCGTACGCCTCTTGTACAATATTAACGAACAAAACCGTACGAAATGTCCTCGTAGGTACGGAAACGTGGGAGAAGTTATCAGTGCCGGGTCCCAAGCCTCAACCAAGAGCGGAGAGCGTGGCTCTGGCGGTTTCCGAATTGATCATCAGAGGGACCAACATCGACAATCCGAAGCTCAAGCCGAGAAACCAGAGGACAAGGCTTTGCAACAGCAGGATATCACCGAACGAGGCTCCGGCAAGACCGAGTTTCTTGAAAGAGATTTCGAAACTGTCGCAGATCAACCTGTCGCGGCTGAGTCATCCGACCAAGTGCAGTTATAGCGTTCTGAGCGGTCAAGATGACAACGAGGAGAGTCCTCAGGAAGTATGCGACactgtacgtatatatgtatatattatcagTAGCAATATTTAGAGGCAATCCCTCGATAAAAAGCGCACGATCGGGCTCGCACGCAACTGCTTGAGACAGACTTACTTACCCACCGTCGGTAACTTTCACGAAAGTTTTAACCCTTCGAGTATTGTGTCGGAGTCACTTTTAACTCGTCGCTTACTTTCTTCGAGACACGCATACAGTAACGGCTATTGCAACGATAATAATAAGTCCTCTCGATAAAGATGAGACCAAACTGTCTCGTCTTGGACTAGATTCGCCTGCACGAATcatattttaagaattttacCTGTACGCAAGAATCTCGCCAATCCAACGACGAACCCGAACACGATGCTTCGAGGACATTTATCGAGGGAAAACGTGGCCGTTTATCGAGGAGTTTCCCTAGAAGAACCTATTATTTCGTTCTCTTTTTATTTCCGTTATTTGCACACGCATGTCACGCGATTTGCAAAGGAAACGTATGTGACAATTTGAGCCTGCCCGCAGGCGAATTCGTATTATCCATTTCAGCAAGTGGACGCCGAGGTGGTGGAACCGTCAACGGGGATGGTGAAGTCACGGAGCGCCAAcacgctcgctcgtcgaagacAAAAACCACCCGAGACGACGCCAAAAACCGTCGAcaccaacaacagcagcagttGCAGCACCACCAGCTCCGGGATGACCAGGGACCCGATTTCGGTACCGAATTTCCGCGCCCTCACCTTGCCCACACCGGTTCTGACACCCGTAGAGGCTGCCAGACTCGTTTTCGTCGATCCGGATGACAACAGCGATAACGAGGAACGCCAAGAACCCCCCACCTCCAGATTGATTGAGGTTCAAGAGGAAAGACGGTGGGTACACCACACCTCAATTCGAACGGTGCACGTGATTCCAGACTCGTCAGCTTACGAATTCTCTATAGTACCAAGGCGTGCAGTAACGCGAGGCACGAACACTTCGAACATTTCCTTCGATTCCTCGCAAGTCGAAAAATAAGTAATACAGGAAATATGTtcataaaatgttttttttttacttattttagcgTATAGGTTCACACTGTAAAGTGTAAACATGCATttacgaatca
The Ptiloglossa arizonensis isolate GNS036 chromosome 12, iyPtiAriz1_principal, whole genome shotgun sequence DNA segment above includes these coding regions:
- the LOC143153318 gene encoding uncharacterized protein LOC143153318 isoform X1 — translated: MWSSVTAAGTENGPAPPSRSKHSATLLAGHVYLLGGRNGNLPLKDLWRYSLAESKWEELHPGGERPPALQEHSAVAYKDCLYVFGGELGFSAGTETPLWVYNVKTNMWRKVRGQRGCAVPRGRRGHTALVHRGQMLIYGGYQDLRGSSPELWAFHFETESWHLLSSSECGPAARHKHSAVLHGDAMYIYGGMTDLQERSDCWRWDVNAASWCLLKNKPGPGPLHGHAACRLPSCMLIFGGESGGLATNELWRFHFGTETWEKLSVPGPKPQPRAESVALAVSELIIRGTNIDNPKLKPRNQRTRLCNSRISPNEAPARPSFLKEISKLSQINLSRLSHPTKCSYSVLSGQDDNEESPQEVCDTANSYYPFQQVDAEVVEPSTGMVKSRSANTLARRRQKPPETTPKTVDTNNSSSCSTTSSGMTRDPISVPNFRALTLPTPVLTPVEAARLVFVDPDDNSDNEERQEPPTSRLIEVQEERRWYSHDSRDFAAVHQACQPTRGESYSSHLYEAALQTPKTPTTSKIPTSASVRFADLEEGEESTSDYASIEARSPGDPLADDDWPSGRKCKQYRPIVTPSTIREGQFGFCNPNYLGLDETRGHHHQQQPPQDGKYAKMLNSPPDSVLEDEPGRSASQTFAELLELQEIKRVPRAPPKSLPLGSPSRRAVSASRAERQRAKVAAADIHETETPSYGPAPLYVFLVGGKEKGQVTVFARPVSLWKLQLAPHIF
- the LOC143153318 gene encoding uncharacterized protein LOC143153318 isoform X4, whose product is MGPHHRPEASTAPLCSPGTYISSVDVTAIFPSKISGDTASTNMWRKVRGQRGCAVPRGRRGHTALVHRGQMLIYGGYQDLRGSSPELWAFHFETESWHLLSSSECGPAARHKHSAVLHGDAMYIYGGMTDLQERSDCWRWDVNAASWCLLKNKPGPGPLHGHAACRLPSCMLIFGGESGGLATNELWRFHFGTETWEKLSVPGPKPQPRAESVALAVSELIIRGTNIDNPKLKPRNQRTRLCNSRISPNEAPARPSFLKEISKLSQINLSRLSHPTKCSYSVLSGQDDNEESPQEVCDTANSYYPFQQVDAEVVEPSTGMVKSRSANTLARRRQKPPETTPKTVDTNNSSSCSTTSSGMTRDPISVPNFRALTLPTPVLTPVEAARLVFVDPDDNSDNEERQEPPTSRLIEVQEERRWYSHDSRDFAAVHQACQPTRGESYSSHLYEAALQTPKTPTTSKIPTSASVRFADLEEGEESTSDYASIEARSPGDPLADDDWPSGRKCKQYRPIVTPSTIREGQFGFCNPNYLGLDETRGHHHQQQPPQDGKYAKMLNSPPDSVLEDEPGRSASQTFAELLELQEIKRVPRAPPKSLPLGSPSRRAVSASRAERQRAKVAAADIHETETPSYGPAPLYVFLVGGKEKGQVTVFARPVSLWKLQLAPHIF
- the LOC143153318 gene encoding uncharacterized protein LOC143153318 isoform X2 translates to MWSSVTAAGTENGPAPPSRSKHSATLLAGHVYLLGGRNGNLPLKDLWRYSLAESKWEELHPGGERPPALQEHSAVAYKDCLYVFGGELGFSAGTETPLWVYNVKTNMWRKVRGQRGCAVPRGRRGHTALVHRGQMLIYGGYQDLRGSSPELWAFHFETESWHLLSSSECGPAARHKHSAVLHGDAMYIYGGMTDLQERSDCWRWDVNAASWCLLKNKPGPGPLHGHAACRLPSCMLIFGGESGGLATNELWRFHFGTETWEKLSVPGPKPQPRAESVALAVSELIIRGTNIDNPKLKPRNQRTRLCNSRISPNEAPARPSFLKEISKLSQINLSRLSHPTKCSYSVLSGQDDNEESPQEVCDTANSYYPFQQVDAEVVEPSTGMVKSRSANTLARRRQKPPETTPKTVDTNNSSSCSTTSSGMTRDPISVPNFRALTLPTPVLTPVEAARLVFVDPDDNSDNEERQEPPTSRLIEVQEERRDFAAVHQACQPTRGESYSSHLYEAALQTPKTPTTSKIPTSASVRFADLEEGEESTSDYASIEARSPGDPLADDDWPSGRKCKQYRPIVTPSTIREGQFGFCNPNYLGLDETRGHHHQQQPPQDGKYAKMLNSPPDSVLEDEPGRSASQTFAELLELQEIKRVPRAPPKSLPLGSPSRRAVSASRAERQRAKVAAADIHETETPSYGPAPLYVFLVGGKEKGQVTVFARPVSLWKLQLAPHIF
- the LOC143153318 gene encoding uncharacterized protein LOC143153318 isoform X3; the encoded protein is MWSSVTAAGTENGPAPPSRSKHSATLLAGHVYLLGGRNGNLPLKDLWRYSLAESKWEELHPGGERPPALQEHSAVAYKDCLYVFGGELGFSAGTETPLWVYNVKTNMWRKVRGQRGCAVPRGRRGHTALVHRGQMLIYGGYQDLRGSSPELWAFHFETESWHLLSSSECGPAARHKHSAVLHGDAMYIYGGMTDLQERSDCWRWDVNAASWCLLKNKPGPGPLHGHAACRLPSCMLIFGGESGGLATNELWRFHFGTETWEKLSVPGPKPQPRAESVALAVSELIIRGTNIDNPKLKPRNQRTRLCNSRISPNEAPARPSFLKEISKLSQINLSRLSHPTKCSYSVLSGQDDNEESPQEVCDTQVDAEVVEPSTGMVKSRSANTLARRRQKPPETTPKTVDTNNSSSCSTTSSGMTRDPISVPNFRALTLPTPVLTPVEAARLVFVDPDDNSDNEERQEPPTSRLIEVQEERRWYSHDSRDFAAVHQACQPTRGESYSSHLYEAALQTPKTPTTSKIPTSASVRFADLEEGEESTSDYASIEARSPGDPLADDDWPSGRKCKQYRPIVTPSTIREGQFGFCNPNYLGLDETRGHHHQQQPPQDGKYAKMLNSPPDSVLEDEPGRSASQTFAELLELQEIKRVPRAPPKSLPLGSPSRRAVSASRAERQRAKVAAADIHETETPSYGPAPLYVFLVGGKEKGQVTVFARPVSLWKLQLAPHIF